One region of Corynebacterium capitovis DSM 44611 genomic DNA includes:
- the ligA gene encoding NAD-dependent DNA ligase LigA translates to MTEPSPDLLRQWDELAAEVRKHRDLYYNGEPVISDAEFDTLFRRLQALEDDHPELAVPESPTKEVGAPVSSAFADVEHPERMMSLDNVFSAEELQEWLDKTPGPYTAELKIDGLSIDLIYEDGKLTRAATRGDGRVGEDITDNARVIPDIPQQLSGDYPPLLEVRGEVFIRPEDFPELNELRLREGGKPFANPRNTAAGGLRQKNPEDVKKRKLHMVCHGIGAREGFAPKTQHEAYDKLREWGLPVSEYTRLAATADEAQDAVRYWADHRHDAIFDMDGVVIKVDPVAQQRALGATSRAPRWAIAYKYPPEEVTTKLLDIAVSVGRTGRATPFAVLEPVFVSGSTVSLATLHNQHEVKRKGVLIGDTVVVRKAGEIIPEILGPVADLRDGSEREFVYPVTCPSCGTKLAPAREGDADWRCPNTRSCPAQLSQRLKYLAGRGAFDIEALGEKGAQDLIASGVLIDEGPLFDLTADDLAKSHAYTTKKGTINAAGKKLLDNLATAKDVELWRVLVALSIRHVGPTAARALAARYRSMQSLIDAPVDDLAETDGVGRIIAESFKEWFDVDWHRDIVRSWAKAGVRMEESTSDVLPQTLDGLSVVVTGTLENYTRDEAKEAILARGGKAAGSVSRKTSYVVVGENAGSKEDKARELGVPILTEAEFTRLLDTGSA, encoded by the coding sequence GTGACTGAACCTTCCCCCGACTTGCTCCGCCAGTGGGACGAACTGGCCGCAGAGGTCCGCAAGCACCGCGATCTCTACTACAACGGAGAACCCGTCATTTCTGACGCGGAGTTCGACACCCTCTTCCGGCGCCTGCAAGCCCTGGAGGACGACCACCCCGAGCTCGCCGTGCCCGAATCCCCGACCAAGGAGGTCGGTGCCCCCGTCTCCAGTGCGTTCGCCGACGTGGAGCACCCGGAGCGGATGATGAGTCTGGACAATGTGTTCAGTGCAGAAGAATTGCAGGAGTGGCTGGACAAGACGCCCGGCCCCTACACCGCGGAGCTCAAGATCGACGGCCTGTCTATCGATCTGATTTACGAAGACGGGAAGCTGACCCGCGCCGCGACCCGCGGAGACGGCCGCGTCGGCGAGGACATCACCGACAACGCCCGCGTGATCCCCGACATCCCGCAGCAACTCAGCGGCGACTACCCACCGCTCCTTGAGGTGCGTGGGGAGGTCTTCATCAGGCCGGAAGACTTCCCAGAACTCAACGAGCTCCGACTCCGCGAGGGGGGCAAACCCTTCGCCAACCCGCGCAACACAGCCGCTGGAGGCCTGCGTCAGAAGAACCCGGAGGACGTGAAGAAGCGCAAGCTTCACATGGTGTGCCACGGCATCGGCGCGCGCGAGGGTTTCGCGCCGAAGACGCAGCATGAGGCCTACGACAAGCTGCGGGAATGGGGGTTGCCCGTCTCCGAGTACACCAGACTCGCCGCCACGGCCGATGAAGCCCAGGACGCTGTGCGCTATTGGGCGGATCACCGCCACGATGCCATCTTCGACATGGACGGGGTGGTCATCAAAGTCGATCCGGTCGCGCAGCAGCGCGCGCTGGGGGCGACCAGCCGCGCCCCCCGGTGGGCCATCGCCTACAAATACCCCCCCGAGGAGGTGACGACGAAACTGCTCGACATCGCCGTCTCCGTCGGCAGAACCGGCCGCGCCACGCCGTTCGCCGTCCTCGAGCCTGTCTTCGTTTCCGGCTCCACGGTCTCCCTGGCCACCCTGCACAACCAGCACGAGGTGAAGCGCAAAGGCGTATTGATTGGGGACACCGTCGTCGTCAGAAAGGCCGGTGAGATCATCCCCGAGATCCTCGGACCCGTCGCCGATCTTCGCGACGGCAGCGAACGGGAGTTCGTCTACCCCGTCACCTGCCCCTCGTGCGGCACGAAGCTCGCGCCGGCGCGCGAGGGCGACGCCGACTGGCGCTGCCCCAACACTCGATCCTGCCCTGCACAGCTCTCCCAGCGCCTCAAGTACCTCGCCGGACGCGGCGCCTTCGACATCGAGGCGCTCGGTGAGAAGGGCGCCCAAGACCTCATCGCGTCCGGCGTTCTCATCGACGAGGGCCCCCTGTTCGACCTCACCGCGGATGACCTCGCCAAGTCCCACGCCTACACGACGAAGAAGGGGACGATCAACGCCGCGGGCAAGAAGCTTCTAGACAACCTCGCTACCGCCAAGGACGTTGAACTCTGGCGTGTCCTCGTCGCCCTTTCCATCAGGCACGTCGGCCCCACCGCCGCCCGCGCCCTCGCCGCGCGTTACCGCAGCATGCAGTCGCTTATCGACGCCCCCGTCGACGACCTCGCCGAAACCGACGGGGTCGGGCGCATCATCGCGGAAAGCTTCAAAGAGTGGTTTGACGTCGACTGGCACCGCGACATCGTCCGCTCATGGGCGAAAGCCGGTGTGCGCATGGAAGAATCCACGTCAGACGTGCTCCCGCAAACCCTCGATGGCTTGAGCGTCGTGGTCACCGGCACGTTGGAGAACTACACCCGCGACGAAGCCAAAGAGGCCATCCTGGCGCGCGGCGGCAAAGCTGCGGGCTCCGTGTCCCGGAAGACTAGTTACGTCGTGGTCGGCGAAAACGCCGGCTCCAAGGAAGACAAGGCCCGCGAGCTAGGCGTGCCGATTCTCACCGAAGCCGAGTTCACCCGCCTCCTCGACACCGGCTCCGCCTAA
- a CDS encoding GNAT family N-acetyltransferase — MTGHSVVMENALVRLEPLGGVHAEDLRAAAGDLGRIWYVDHVPSPEGVAAQIEFLLGSDNYAPWAVIDLAAGRAVGVTCMYNIDEHNRHCELGYTWLGAEAQGNGINAGLKLLVLTHAFEELGFIRAEFRCHSMNWQSRRALEKLGATYEGTLRRQRIMSNGTVRDSCIYSILDYEWPTVKCGLEARVEKTRHRSGA; from the coding sequence ATGACTGGGCACTCGGTGGTGATGGAAAACGCGCTGGTCCGGCTCGAGCCGCTGGGCGGTGTACACGCAGAGGACCTGCGCGCCGCGGCCGGGGACCTGGGCAGGATCTGGTACGTCGATCACGTGCCTTCGCCTGAAGGGGTCGCCGCCCAGATCGAGTTCCTGCTCGGCAGCGACAATTACGCTCCGTGGGCTGTCATCGACCTCGCGGCCGGGCGCGCCGTCGGCGTGACCTGCATGTACAACATTGACGAACACAACCGGCACTGCGAGCTGGGCTACACCTGGCTCGGTGCCGAGGCGCAAGGCAACGGCATCAACGCAGGCCTCAAGCTCCTCGTGCTCACCCACGCCTTCGAGGAGCTCGGCTTCATCCGCGCGGAGTTTCGCTGCCACTCCATGAACTGGCAGTCGCGCCGCGCTCTAGAAAAACTCGGCGCCACCTACGAGGGCACGTTGCGACGCCAGCGGATCATGAGCAACGGCACCGTGCGCGACTCCTGCATCTACTCCATCCTCGACTACGAGTGGCCGACCGTGAAGTGCGGGTTGGAGGCGCGGGTGGAAAAGACTCGGCACCGGTCGGGGGCTTAG
- a CDS encoding ATP-dependent 6-phosphofructokinase has product MRLATLTSGGDCPGLNAVIRGIVRTASAGYGSTVVGYLDGWVGLMEDRRIDLYDDAYIDSILLRGGTILGTGRLHPDKFKAGLDTIKANLSDAGVDALIAIGGEGTLKGAKWLSDNGINVIGVPKTIDNDVAATDYTFGFDTAVSVATDAIDRLHTTAESHNRILIVEVMGRHVGWIALHAGMAGGAHYTVIPEEPFDIEDICKAMERRFQMGEKYGIIVVAEGALPREGTMDVGLGGEDEFGHATFAGMGQIIAGEIKKRLGYDVRTTVLGHIQRGGTPTAYDRVLATRYGVHAARAAHEGNFDTCVALHGENIELVPLDDAVAHLKKVPENRYRTARTMFG; this is encoded by the coding sequence ATGCGACTTGCGACACTGACCTCCGGGGGGGATTGCCCAGGCCTGAACGCCGTCATCCGTGGCATCGTGCGCACTGCCAGCGCGGGATACGGTTCCACAGTCGTCGGTTATTTGGACGGCTGGGTGGGCCTCATGGAGGACCGCCGGATCGATCTTTACGACGACGCGTACATCGATTCCATCCTCCTGCGCGGTGGTACGATCCTCGGCACCGGCCGATTGCACCCTGACAAGTTCAAGGCAGGGCTGGACACGATCAAGGCGAACCTGAGCGACGCCGGGGTGGACGCGCTCATTGCGATCGGCGGCGAAGGCACATTGAAAGGTGCAAAGTGGCTCTCGGACAACGGGATCAACGTTATCGGTGTGCCCAAGACCATTGACAACGACGTCGCCGCAACCGACTACACCTTCGGCTTCGACACCGCTGTGTCGGTTGCGACGGACGCGATCGATCGCCTGCACACCACCGCGGAATCCCACAACCGAATCCTCATTGTCGAGGTGATGGGGCGGCACGTCGGCTGGATCGCCCTGCACGCCGGAATGGCGGGTGGCGCTCACTACACCGTGATCCCTGAAGAACCCTTCGACATCGAGGACATCTGCAAGGCGATGGAACGTCGCTTCCAAATGGGTGAGAAGTACGGCATCATCGTTGTCGCCGAGGGCGCCCTGCCCCGCGAGGGGACGATGGACGTCGGTCTCGGCGGGGAAGACGAATTCGGTCACGCCACGTTCGCCGGGATGGGCCAGATCATCGCGGGTGAGATCAAAAAGCGCCTGGGGTACGACGTCCGCACGACCGTCCTCGGCCACATCCAGCGTGGCGGCACACCCACCGCGTATGACCGGGTCCTGGCCACGCGCTACGGGGTCCATGCCGCCCGCGCGGCACATGAGGGCAACTTCGACACGTGCGTCGCCCTCCACGGGGAGAACATCGAGCTAGTCCCGCTTGACGACGCAGTCGCCCACCTCAAGAAAGTCCCCGAAAACCGCTACCGCACCGCGCGGACCATGTTCGGCTAG
- a CDS encoding 3'-5' exonuclease — MPTFDASRMLSFDLETTSPNPLEARIVTSALVRIDGRDISASEQLADPGVDIPEAAQEIHGISTERARAEGRPHEDVLRDTVREIKKGWDEGLTLVVFNAPYDLTVLRQLTGDFTVTGAVFDPLVIDRARDPWRKGKRTLGDLAEYYGVRLDNAHEATSDAMAAARIAWKQVRSVWPELSQMDTGELMEYQAVQYYERALDTKAYFEKQGRDVSDFSVSWPMLG, encoded by the coding sequence ATGCCCACTTTCGACGCTTCGCGCATGCTCTCGTTTGACCTTGAAACGACATCGCCGAATCCTCTTGAGGCGCGGATTGTCACCTCGGCACTCGTTCGTATCGACGGGCGCGATATCAGCGCCAGCGAGCAGTTGGCGGACCCTGGGGTGGACATCCCCGAGGCAGCGCAGGAAATCCACGGCATTAGCACCGAGCGGGCGAGGGCGGAAGGCCGCCCACATGAAGACGTGCTGCGCGATACGGTGCGGGAAATCAAGAAGGGGTGGGACGAGGGGCTCACGCTCGTGGTGTTCAACGCCCCCTACGACCTGACGGTCCTGCGCCAGCTCACCGGTGACTTCACCGTCACGGGCGCCGTGTTCGACCCGCTCGTGATCGACCGCGCCCGCGACCCGTGGCGTAAGGGGAAGCGCACCCTCGGTGACCTTGCGGAGTACTACGGGGTGCGCCTCGACAACGCGCACGAAGCCACCTCCGACGCGATGGCCGCCGCCCGCATCGCCTGGAAGCAGGTCCGCTCGGTCTGGCCCGAGCTGTCGCAGATGGATACCGGCGAGCTGATGGAGTATCAGGCCGTGCAGTACTACGAAAGGGCGCTGGACACGAAGGCCTACTTCGAGAAGCAGGGGCGCGACGTGTCGGACTTCAGCGTCTCGTGGCCCATGCTGGGCTGA
- a CDS encoding amino acid-binding ACT, producing MSYLIRVSLPDTPGSLGELAEAFGMIDADIRSVDIVETTTDGFVTDDIVVELPTGTLVDALITAAGSLDGVEVDSIRPFTGRVDRRGQIEMLARIAQVTHDVAAAAAELVAVLPQAMTSSWAVVVRETGAGLVRVTGSQAAPEDDGSTPTLVDVTSARILHPETDTWVPEAWWILDTTLAISPLTGTDLVLVIGRIGGPDFLASEVSQISDLGHIIGAMLR from the coding sequence ATGTCGTATCTGATCCGTGTCTCCCTCCCCGACACACCAGGAAGCCTCGGCGAGCTGGCCGAGGCTTTCGGCATGATCGACGCCGACATCCGCTCCGTGGACATCGTCGAGACAACCACGGACGGATTCGTCACAGACGACATCGTGGTCGAGCTGCCTACGGGCACTCTTGTCGACGCCCTCATCACCGCAGCGGGTTCCCTCGACGGCGTCGAGGTCGACTCCATCCGTCCATTCACCGGGCGCGTCGACCGCCGTGGCCAGATCGAAATGCTCGCCCGCATCGCGCAAGTAACCCACGACGTCGCCGCCGCCGCCGCAGAACTCGTCGCCGTCTTGCCTCAGGCCATGACGTCGTCCTGGGCCGTCGTGGTGCGCGAAACCGGCGCGGGGCTCGTGCGCGTCACCGGATCCCAGGCCGCCCCGGAGGACGACGGCTCGACGCCCACGCTTGTCGACGTCACCAGCGCGCGCATCCTCCACCCCGAAACAGACACCTGGGTCCCGGAGGCGTGGTGGATCCTGGACACAACCCTCGCAATCTCCCCGCTGACCGGCACGGACCTCGTCCTCGTCATCGGGCGCATCGGCGGTCCCGACTTCCTCGCATCAGAGGTGTCGCAGATCAGCGACCTGGGCCACATCATCGGCGCCATGCTGCGCTAG
- the gatA gene encoding Asp-tRNA(Asn)/Glu-tRNA(Gln) amidotransferase subunit GatA — protein MAQNRYTIPTQGLVGKPAHVLARKIQDGEVSSREVTQAFLDRIAETDGELGAFLHVGAEEALAAADKVDEQVARGDEPASALAGVPLALKDLLVTTDAPTTAASKILEGYVSPYDATVVKRLRDAGIPILGKTNLDEFAMGSSTENSAYTSTKNPHDLTRVPGGSGGGTAAALAAGQAPLGIGTDTGGSIRQPASLTGTVGVKPTYGGVSRYGVIACASSLDQVGPCANTVLDTALLHEVIAGYDEFDATSVDQPAAAVVTAAREGASGDLTGVKVGRVKQFDSPGTQPGVADVVTKAYAQLERQGATLVDVDCPSFAHAMGAYYIIQMSEVSSNLARYDGMRYGLRVGDDGKRSAEEVMALTRGAGFGAEVKRRILLGTYALSVGYFDAYYLQAQRVRTLIAQDFRRAFEEVDVIAGPAVPTTAFKLGEKVDDPLAMYNFDLFTLPLNLAGLPGMSVPAGMAPDTGLPVGLQLIAPAFEDDRLYRVGAAFEASRA, from the coding sequence ATGGCGCAGAATAGGTACACGATTCCCACGCAGGGCCTGGTCGGGAAGCCCGCCCACGTTCTGGCTCGCAAGATCCAGGACGGTGAGGTGAGCTCGCGCGAGGTCACCCAGGCGTTTTTGGACAGGATCGCCGAGACGGACGGCGAGCTGGGCGCGTTCCTCCACGTCGGAGCGGAGGAGGCGCTGGCCGCGGCGGACAAGGTCGACGAGCAGGTCGCGCGGGGGGATGAGCCGGCATCGGCTCTCGCTGGGGTCCCGCTGGCGCTCAAGGACCTGCTGGTGACGACGGACGCGCCGACGACCGCGGCGTCGAAGATTCTGGAGGGGTACGTCAGCCCCTACGATGCGACCGTCGTCAAGCGACTACGCGATGCTGGCATCCCGATTCTGGGCAAGACCAACCTGGATGAGTTCGCGATGGGGTCGTCCACGGAGAACTCCGCCTACACGTCGACGAAGAACCCGCACGACCTCACCCGCGTGCCGGGCGGATCCGGCGGTGGAACTGCTGCCGCGCTCGCGGCAGGCCAAGCCCCCCTGGGCATCGGGACGGACACGGGCGGGTCGATCCGCCAGCCCGCGTCCCTGACGGGGACAGTGGGCGTGAAGCCGACGTACGGCGGGGTGTCTCGCTATGGTGTTATCGCCTGTGCCTCCTCGCTTGACCAGGTGGGCCCGTGCGCGAACACCGTACTCGACACGGCGTTGCTGCATGAGGTCATTGCCGGGTACGACGAGTTTGACGCGACCTCCGTTGACCAGCCGGCCGCTGCTGTGGTTACTGCCGCCCGCGAGGGCGCATCGGGCGACCTCACGGGCGTCAAGGTCGGCCGCGTGAAGCAGTTTGACAGCCCGGGCACGCAGCCGGGGGTGGCGGACGTCGTCACCAAGGCTTACGCGCAGCTTGAGCGTCAGGGCGCCACGCTTGTCGACGTCGACTGCCCCTCCTTCGCCCACGCGATGGGTGCGTACTACATCATCCAAATGTCTGAAGTGTCCTCGAACCTCGCTCGTTACGACGGCATGCGCTACGGGCTGCGCGTGGGCGATGACGGGAAGCGTTCCGCCGAGGAGGTGATGGCCCTGACCCGTGGCGCCGGATTCGGCGCGGAGGTCAAGCGCCGCATCCTCCTGGGCACCTACGCGCTCTCGGTGGGGTACTTCGACGCCTACTACCTGCAGGCGCAGCGGGTGCGCACGCTCATCGCGCAGGATTTCCGCCGCGCGTTCGAGGAGGTCGACGTGATCGCCGGCCCCGCCGTGCCTACGACGGCGTTTAAGCTGGGCGAGAAGGTCGACGACCCCTTGGCGATGTACAACTTCGACCTCTTCACCCTCCCGCTCAACCTCGCGGGCCTGCCGGGCATGTCGGTGCCCGCCGGCATGGCCCCCGACACGGGCCTGCCGGTGGGTCTGCAGCTCATCGCGCCGGCATTCGAGGACGACCGCCTCTACCGGGTCGGCGCCGCCTTCGAAGCTAGCCGCGCCTAG
- the gatC gene encoding Asp-tRNA(Asn)/Glu-tRNA(Gln) amidotransferase subunit GatC, whose translation MSEISRDEVSHIARLARIRMSEEELDHIADQLDTIVSAVSAVQEVDTQGVAPMSHPHSIDAGMRADVLRETLSQEQALDQAPEVDEQRFVVPQILGEGE comes from the coding sequence TTGTCTGAGATCTCACGCGATGAGGTGTCCCACATCGCCCGTCTCGCCCGGATCCGCATGAGCGAGGAGGAGCTCGACCACATCGCTGACCAGCTCGACACAATCGTCAGCGCCGTATCTGCCGTGCAAGAGGTCGACACGCAGGGCGTCGCTCCGATGAGTCACCCACACTCGATCGACGCGGGTATGCGTGCCGACGTCCTGCGGGAGACCCTGTCGCAGGAGCAGGCGCTGGACCAGGCCCCGGAAGTCGATGAGCAGCGTTTCGTGGTCCCGCAAATCCTCGGGGAAGGTGAATAA